One window of Flavobacterium ammonificans genomic DNA carries:
- a CDS encoding DUF2911 domain-containing protein yields the protein MKKTILTGLIILQSLLLSAQDKVQIRVTSASPAASFEQEVGSGKIKITYSRPLVRGRKIFGELVPFDKLWRTGASDCTVITTSEDISFGNNVLKAGSYSIFSIPSINEWTIIVNSDTTLHGETGYDEKKDIMRFKVPLEKSPNFYETFTIELNDINSKGEAFLKILWENTMVKIPVKSKEDDTIVALIDQHIIKGKTQDANLLFQAANYYYSTNRDYKQAIIWLLEAEKINPQNFYYPNLRQKLASENKDYTIAIEAAKRAISIADKEKMKKTIDSLNNKISDWEILLKK from the coding sequence AACAATCTTAACAGGCTTAATTATTTTGCAATCCTTATTATTATCTGCCCAAGACAAAGTCCAGATAAGAGTTACTTCAGCCAGTCCTGCGGCATCTTTTGAGCAAGAAGTCGGCAGCGGAAAAATAAAAATAACATACAGCAGACCATTAGTAAGAGGTCGTAAAATATTTGGGGAGTTAGTACCTTTTGATAAGCTTTGGCGAACTGGCGCAAGTGATTGTACCGTCATAACCACTTCCGAAGATATTTCTTTTGGTAACAATGTATTAAAAGCAGGAAGCTATTCAATATTCTCAATTCCTTCAATAAATGAGTGGACTATAATTGTTAACTCAGATACTACCTTGCATGGAGAAACGGGCTATGATGAAAAAAAAGATATAATGCGTTTCAAAGTCCCTTTAGAAAAAAGCCCCAATTTTTATGAAACTTTTACTATTGAATTAAATGATATCAATAGCAAAGGCGAAGCATTCCTAAAAATACTTTGGGAAAATACAATGGTTAAAATACCGGTAAAGAGCAAGGAGGACGATACAATAGTGGCATTGATAGATCAACATATAATTAAGGGTAAAACTCAGGATGCCAATTTATTATTTCAGGCAGCTAATTATTATTACAGTACTAATAGAGATTATAAACAAGCAATTATATGGCTTTTGGAAGCAGAAAAAATAAATCCTCAAAATTTCTATTATCCTAATCTAAGACAAAAATTAGCTTCTGAAAACAAAGATTACACTATTGCAATTGAAGCTGCAAAGCGAGCCATTTCAATTGCTGATAAGGAGAAAATGAAAAAAACTATTGATAGTTTGAACAATAAAATTTCAGATTGGGAAATCTTGTTAAAAAAATAA